In the genome of Populus trichocarpa isolate Nisqually-1 chromosome 6, P.trichocarpa_v4.1, whole genome shotgun sequence, one region contains:
- the LOC7473603 gene encoding uncharacterized protein LOC7473603 isoform X1 gives MDHKSAEAFHDRYEKFNRAFQLEDKLDTDENRTRDEAAKSNCSKNDVKDIPRPGPSTPVDNRKVNLVDWRVLELASPNSPMDENRSGEVNMEASITQDDIIRAGGFGARDDIGSFLPVASDSTDFEATILDARNYEEPQGEIHRPGLGWTEATERK, from the exons ATAGATATGAAAAGTTCAACAGAGCCTTCCAATTAGAAGACAAGCTAG ATACTGATGAAAACAGAACAAGGGATGAAGCTGCCAAATCCAATTGTTCCAAGAATGATGTGAAAGATATTCCAAGACCTGGTCCAAGTACTCCAGTAGATAACAGGAAAGTTAACTTGGTTGATTGGAGAGTGCTGGAACTTGCTTCTCCAAATTCTCCTATGGATGAGAACAGATCTGGGGAAGTAAACATGGAGGCTTCCATAACACAAGATGATATTATACGGGCTGGTGGCTTTGGAGCTAGAGATGATATAGGTAGCTTTCTTCCTGTTGCAAGTGATTCAACTGACTTTGAAGCAACAATCCTTGATGCTAGAAACTATGAAGAGCCTCAGGGAGAAATACACAGACCAGGCCTTGGCTGGACAGAAGCAACAGAAAGGAAGTAG
- the LOC7473603 gene encoding uncharacterized protein LOC7473603 isoform X2: MFVILLLDAPDTDENRTRDEAAKSNCSKNDVKDIPRPGPSTPVDNRKVNLVDWRVLELASPNSPMDENRSGEVNMEASITQDDIIRAGGFGARDDIGSFLPVASDSTDFEATILDARNYEEPQGEIHRPGLGWTEATERK, encoded by the coding sequence TTTGTAATCTTGTTGCTGGATGCCCCAGATACTGATGAAAACAGAACAAGGGATGAAGCTGCCAAATCCAATTGTTCCAAGAATGATGTGAAAGATATTCCAAGACCTGGTCCAAGTACTCCAGTAGATAACAGGAAAGTTAACTTGGTTGATTGGAGAGTGCTGGAACTTGCTTCTCCAAATTCTCCTATGGATGAGAACAGATCTGGGGAAGTAAACATGGAGGCTTCCATAACACAAGATGATATTATACGGGCTGGTGGCTTTGGAGCTAGAGATGATATAGGTAGCTTTCTTCCTGTTGCAAGTGATTCAACTGACTTTGAAGCAACAATCCTTGATGCTAGAAACTATGAAGAGCCTCAGGGAGAAATACACAGACCAGGCCTTGGCTGGACAGAAGCAACAGAAAGGAAGTAG